Proteins encoded by one window of Streptomyces clavuligerus:
- a CDS encoding GNAT family N-acetyltransferase produces the protein MGRAGAGLRVTLCRDPRAFALLRPEWDALQRRCAGATPFQSHAWLESWWCSYGVPGRLRVVLVRLNGRLVAAAPLTLVHRPLPLLVLLGGPVSDYGDILVDDDHRGCAVAALERGLRRAARHAVVDLREVRPGAAAEALYESWRGGRRRLADSVCLELPAVPMDELVARLAAKPAQRMRAKLRRIDALRIEGRAVPEAEVPRAVAELLRLHALQWRGRGVTVEHLRPRFAEHLARAARRMVRDGDAALTEYRRDGEVVAAGLALHSAALTGGYLYGAHPALREQKVDVTAMLLRQEADQAARAGRRVVSMLRGCEPYKNHWRPEAVGNQRLLLAPAALEGALRLHTARTVWRARAADAVRARLPAAQEWRARLNDLRAGRLHRSRDPAPGGPDLPRDPV, from the coding sequence ATGGGGCGGGCGGGCGCCGGACTGCGGGTCACCCTCTGCCGTGACCCGCGCGCGTTCGCCCTGCTGCGGCCCGAGTGGGACGCGCTCCAGCGCCGCTGCGCCGGCGCCACCCCGTTCCAGAGCCACGCCTGGCTGGAGTCCTGGTGGTGCTCGTACGGGGTCCCGGGGCGGCTGCGGGTGGTCCTGGTCCGCCTGAACGGGCGGCTGGTCGCCGCCGCCCCGCTGACCCTGGTGCACCGGCCGCTGCCGCTGCTGGTCCTCCTCGGCGGCCCGGTCTCCGACTACGGCGACATCCTCGTCGACGACGACCACCGGGGGTGCGCCGTCGCCGCCCTGGAACGGGGGCTGCGCCGGGCGGCCCGGCACGCCGTGGTCGATCTGCGCGAGGTACGTCCCGGGGCGGCGGCCGAGGCGCTGTACGAGAGCTGGCGGGGCGGGCGGCGGCGGCTCGCGGACTCGGTCTGCCTGGAACTCCCCGCCGTCCCGATGGACGAGCTGGTCGCCCGGCTGGCGGCCAAGCCCGCCCAGCGGATGCGGGCCAAGCTCCGCCGGATCGACGCGCTGCGGATCGAGGGCCGCGCGGTACCGGAGGCGGAGGTGCCCCGGGCCGTGGCGGAGCTGCTGCGGCTGCACGCGCTCCAGTGGCGGGGGCGCGGGGTGACGGTGGAGCACCTGCGCCCCCGGTTCGCCGAGCACCTGGCGCGGGCCGCCCGCCGGATGGTGCGCGACGGCGACGCCGCGCTGACCGAGTACCGGCGCGACGGCGAGGTGGTGGCGGCGGGCCTGGCGCTGCACTCCGCCGCCCTCACCGGGGGCTATCTCTACGGCGCCCACCCGGCACTGAGGGAGCAGAAGGTGGACGTGACGGCGATGCTGCTGCGCCAGGAGGCGGATCAGGCCGCGCGCGCCGGGCGCCGGGTGGTGAGCATGCTGCGGGGCTGTGAGCCGTACAAGAACCACTGGCGGCCCGAGGCCGTCGGCAACCAGCGGCTGCTGCTGGCCCCGGCGGCGCTGGAGGGCGCGCTGCGGCTGCACACCGCCCGCACGGTGTGGCGCGCCCGCGCGGCGGACGCGGTACGGGCCCGGCTCCCGGCGGCACAGGAGTGGCGGGCCCGCCTCAACGACCTGCGGGCCGGGCGGCTGCACCGCTCCCGGGACCCGGCCCCGGGCGGGCCGGACCTGCCCCGGGACCCGGTCTGA
- a CDS encoding DUF4352 domain-containing protein: MRRHITAALFLSALALGATSCRPLPVELFGGPAPARATAGAPDAKGPGGVAWVGDAVDVGGSGYGEHLRLTVTGQVDPAVGARRGEDTPRAGTRRIGTRLSVLNFGGRPFDASRARAWVADDRGRRYPRTATGTLTTGRPLTWRNLAVGEQRDGWLVFEVPERARIVRFHCAVGGRTLAWQLRFPPPG; encoded by the coding sequence ATGCGACGACACATCACCGCGGCGCTGTTCCTGTCGGCGCTCGCGCTCGGGGCCACCTCCTGCCGCCCGCTGCCGGTGGAGCTGTTCGGGGGCCCCGCGCCCGCGCGGGCCACCGCCGGGGCACCCGACGCCAAGGGCCCCGGCGGGGTCGCCTGGGTCGGGGACGCGGTGGACGTCGGCGGCTCCGGGTACGGGGAGCATCTGCGGCTCACGGTCACCGGACAGGTCGATCCCGCCGTCGGCGCCCGCAGGGGCGAGGACACACCCCGCGCCGGGACCCGCAGGATCGGCACTCGCCTCTCCGTCCTCAACTTCGGCGGCAGGCCCTTCGACGCCTCCCGCGCCCGTGCCTGGGTCGCCGACGACCGGGGGCGGCGCTATCCCCGGACCGCCACCGGCACACTCACCACCGGACGCCCGCTGACCTGGCGGAATCTCGCGGTCGGCGAACAGCGCGACGGCTGGCTGGTCTTCGAGGTGCCGGAACGGGCACGGATCGTACGGTTCCACTGCGCCGTCGGCGGCCGGACCCTCGCCTGGCAGCTCCGCTTTCCCCCACCCGGGTGA
- a CDS encoding cytochrome P450, with product MNAPLSPTGTDLGAGTDLGDPAFWRLPRARRLAAFARLRALDTPVRFGPEPGFWALVRHADVQEASRDPRHFASAPGVTVPEPAAWAKAVFGDSMVNLDGAEHTSLRRIVSRAFTPRLLAATGENIRAVADRIVADAVRERPADFVASVASRMPFEVICDLMGVPERCRAPIAHRIDGASEHVGVARRRLRVPGRGLAALGGLQWLMARLARERRRRPTGDLISALVCADIDGQRLSSRQLGAFFSLLLVAGVETTRNALAHGLVLLTDHPGQRALLAEDFDRYADGAVEEIVRHSTPIIQFRRTVTAERALGGRVFRPGEKVVLLYASANRDERVFDQPDAFDITRAPNPHLGYGGGGPHHCLGAHLARQEMRALFSALLSRAPRVRATGAPRLVDSSFDNRVAALPFSLGSGSVPGSG from the coding sequence GTGAACGCCCCGCTCAGCCCCACCGGGACCGACCTCGGTGCCGGGACCGACCTCGGCGACCCGGCGTTCTGGCGGCTGCCCCGCGCCCGGCGGCTGGCCGCGTTCGCCCGGCTGCGCGCCCTGGACACCCCCGTCCGCTTCGGCCCGGAGCCCGGCTTCTGGGCGCTGGTACGGCACGCGGACGTCCAGGAGGCGAGCCGGGACCCCCGGCACTTCGCCAGCGCGCCCGGCGTCACCGTCCCCGAGCCCGCGGCCTGGGCGAAGGCCGTCTTCGGCGACTCGATGGTCAATCTGGACGGGGCGGAGCACACCTCGCTGCGCCGGATCGTCTCCCGCGCCTTCACCCCCCGGCTGCTCGCCGCGACCGGCGAGAACATCCGCGCGGTGGCCGACCGGATCGTGGCCGACGCGGTGCGCGAACGCCCCGCCGACTTCGTCGCGTCGGTGGCCTCGCGGATGCCGTTCGAGGTCATCTGCGATCTGATGGGCGTCCCGGAGCGCTGCCGGGCCCCGATCGCCCACCGGATCGACGGGGCGTCCGAGCATGTCGGCGTCGCCCGGCGGCGGCTGCGAGTGCCGGGCCGGGGGCTCGCGGCGCTCGGCGGCCTCCAGTGGCTGATGGCGCGGCTGGCCCGGGAGCGCCGCCGCCGTCCCACCGGGGATCTGATCTCCGCGCTGGTGTGCGCGGACATCGACGGGCAGCGGCTCTCCTCCCGTCAGCTCGGCGCGTTCTTCTCGCTGCTGCTGGTGGCCGGGGTGGAGACCACGCGCAACGCGCTCGCCCACGGGCTCGTCCTGCTGACCGACCACCCGGGGCAGCGGGCCCTGCTGGCGGAGGACTTCGACCGGTACGCGGACGGCGCGGTCGAGGAGATCGTGCGCCACTCGACCCCGATCATCCAGTTCCGCCGGACGGTGACCGCCGAACGCGCCCTGGGCGGACGGGTGTTCCGCCCCGGCGAGAAGGTGGTGCTGCTCTACGCCTCCGCCAACCGGGACGAACGGGTCTTCGACCAGCCGGACGCCTTCGACATCACCCGCGCCCCCAACCCGCATCTGGGGTACGGGGGCGGCGGGCCGCACCACTGCCTCGGCGCGCATCTGGCCCGGCAGGAGATGAGAGCGCTGTTCTCCGCGCTGCTGAGCCGGGCACCCCGGGTACGGGCCACGGGCGCGCCCCGGCTGGTGGACTCCAGTTTCGACAACCGGGTGGCGGCGCTGCCGTTCTCCCTCGGCTCCGGCTCCGTTCCCGGTTCCGGCTGA
- a CDS encoding NAD(P)-binding domain-containing protein: MYDLAVIGAGPYGLSIAAHAAAAGLSVKVFGRAMASWRDHMPEGMFLKSEPWSSNLSDPYGVHTLRHFSEEHGFEAVHGRPLSIAAFTEYGLWFAEHAVPGVDERTVIRLAPAGNGYSVETADGECVLARTAVLAVGVMPFVNIPRQLDGFSADQVSHSSGHRDLSCFRGQDVTVLGAGQAALETATLLAEQGARPRLIARRARLNWNTPPEPLQRGPLRTLSTPHSGLGTGWTSWVWSEAPWAVRRLPGAARQHIARTALGPAGAWWLRERYERRVPALLGHGLRAAEARGGRVLLRLDTPGGAAIAVETDHVIAATGFTPDLARLDLLDASLRRAVATTAGGGRAPELSAGFESSYPGLFFAGLLTAPSFGPSMRFVHGATFTAHRLVEGVRRRLRTRTAVRLPRPAASPAFVTPGAPGTPGSVRKR; the protein is encoded by the coding sequence ATGTACGACCTGGCAGTGATCGGCGCGGGCCCCTACGGGCTCTCCATCGCGGCGCACGCCGCGGCCGCCGGACTGAGCGTGAAGGTCTTCGGCAGGGCCATGGCCTCCTGGCGCGACCACATGCCTGAGGGCATGTTCCTCAAATCGGAGCCGTGGTCGTCCAACCTCTCCGATCCGTACGGCGTCCACACCCTCCGGCACTTCAGCGAGGAGCACGGGTTTGAAGCGGTGCACGGCCGTCCGCTGTCGATCGCCGCCTTCACCGAGTACGGCCTGTGGTTCGCGGAGCACGCCGTCCCCGGCGTCGACGAACGGACCGTCATCCGGCTGGCACCCGCAGGGAACGGCTACAGCGTCGAGACCGCCGACGGCGAGTGCGTCCTCGCCCGCACCGCCGTCCTCGCCGTGGGCGTGATGCCCTTCGTCAACATCCCCCGGCAGCTCGACGGGTTCTCCGCCGACCAGGTCTCGCACAGCAGCGGCCACCGCGATCTGAGCTGCTTCCGGGGACAGGACGTCACCGTGCTCGGCGCGGGACAGGCCGCCCTGGAGACGGCGACCCTCCTCGCCGAACAGGGCGCCCGCCCCCGGCTGATCGCCCGCAGGGCCCGGCTGAACTGGAACACCCCGCCCGAACCCCTCCAGCGCGGACCGCTGCGCACGCTCAGCACCCCGCACAGCGGGCTGGGCACCGGCTGGACGAGCTGGGTGTGGTCCGAGGCGCCCTGGGCGGTGCGGAGGCTCCCCGGGGCCGCCCGGCAGCACATCGCCCGCACCGCGCTCGGCCCGGCGGGCGCCTGGTGGCTGCGGGAGCGGTACGAACGGCGGGTGCCCGCGCTGCTCGGCCACGGGCTGCGCGCCGCCGAGGCGCGGGGCGGCCGGGTGCTGCTGCGGCTGGACACGCCCGGCGGGGCGGCCATCGCCGTGGAGACCGACCATGTGATCGCCGCGACCGGCTTCACCCCCGACCTGGCCCGGCTCGACCTCCTCGACGCCTCGCTGCGCCGGGCCGTCGCCACCACGGCGGGCGGCGGGCGGGCCCCCGAGCTGAGCGCCGGATTCGAGTCCTCGTACCCCGGCCTCTTCTTCGCGGGCCTGCTGACCGCGCCGTCCTTCGGCCCGTCCATGCGCTTCGTGCACGGCGCCACGTTCACCGCGCACCGCCTGGTCGAGGGGGTCCGCAGGCGACTGCGCACCAGGACGGCGGTCCGTCTGCCGCGCCCGGCCGCGTCGCCCGCCTTCGTCACCCCGGGCGCCCCGGGCACCCCGGGGTCGGTCCGCAAGCGCTGA
- a CDS encoding tyrosinase family oxidase copper chaperone, with translation MRIPTRWIGRRTALRALFTVSVLGGTAGALAPVLAHRSRTGRPVREAPVRERFAEVYRGRRIEGGTNALVPAGGGDGGPARSAPSAEVRIDGRPLPVLRRADGSYLSTMHHYESFPTLRALARAAVDELGPHGPALALAPAHGH, from the coding sequence ATGCGTATCCCGACCCGGTGGATCGGCCGCCGTACCGCCCTGCGCGCTCTCTTCACCGTGTCCGTGCTCGGGGGCACGGCCGGGGCGCTCGCCCCGGTCCTCGCCCACCGCTCCCGCACCGGCCGGCCGGTGCGGGAGGCCCCCGTACGGGAGCGCTTCGCCGAGGTATACCGGGGGCGGCGCATCGAGGGCGGTACGAACGCGCTGGTCCCGGCGGGCGGCGGGGACGGCGGACCGGCCCGGTCCGCCCCGAGCGCCGAGGTCCGGATCGACGGCCGTCCGCTCCCGGTGCTGCGCCGGGCGGACGGCAGCTATCTCAGCACGATGCACCACTACGAGTCGTTCCCGACCCTGCGCGCGCTGGCCCGCGCGGCGGTCGACGAGCTGGGCCCGCACGGCCCGGCCCTCGCGCTCGCCCCCGCTCACGGCCACTGA
- a CDS encoding DUF5949 family protein, with protein sequence MTLAHSAGTSVQRARLGTVSLLAWIGDPQTGHDTPFLLLYSLGDGNDGPRGTMEAMAVLIAEAGLTPGELIDATAAGSPSPVRLLIQSGYAVLNLPGVSAQCPAPAEWLDAAALRGHAHLIIGAVPWPQAVPGQPVTEEMLQSYAGHEDVLLAAGHALVTVGRLR encoded by the coding sequence ATGACTCTCGCGCACTCCGCCGGGACCAGCGTCCAGCGGGCCCGGCTGGGCACGGTGTCCCTGCTCGCCTGGATCGGCGATCCGCAGACCGGACACGACACCCCGTTCCTGCTGCTCTACTCGCTCGGCGACGGCAACGACGGCCCCCGGGGGACGATGGAGGCCATGGCCGTGCTGATCGCCGAGGCCGGGCTCACCCCCGGCGAACTGATCGACGCCACCGCCGCCGGGTCCCCCTCGCCGGTCCGGCTGCTGATCCAGAGCGGCTACGCGGTGCTCAACCTCCCCGGGGTGAGCGCCCAGTGCCCCGCCCCGGCCGAATGGCTCGACGCGGCCGCGCTGCGCGGGCACGCCCATCTGATCATCGGTGCCGTGCCCTGGCCGCAGGCCGTTCCCGGGCAGCCGGTCACCGAGGAGATGCTCCAGTCCTACGCCGGGCACGAGGACGTCCTGCTGGCCGCCGGGCACGCCCTGGTCACGGTCGGCCGGCTCCGCTGA
- a CDS encoding tyrosinase family protein codes for MHIRKNQRNLTRDEKRRLIDALLELKRRGEYDEFVRTHGEFYVTDAERRPRPAHMTPSFFPWHRLYLLEFERALQRIDPSVTVPYWDWTADNTPSSPLWADDFLGGTGRRGDLQVMDGPFAYRNGGWRIEARITDGRYLTRDLGRPAAPLSLPTRADVERALREPVYDAAPWNSTSRGGFRNLIEGWNIDGERWRNHNRVHRWVGGLMTGAASPNDPVFWLHHAFIDLLWVRWQRAHPRAARYLPGTRLDGSDPQAGRIFTLDEPMPPWDAPPAALLDHTRHDYRYA; via the coding sequence GTGCACATCCGTAAGAACCAGCGGAACCTCACCCGCGACGAGAAACGGCGCCTGATCGACGCCCTGCTGGAGCTGAAACGCAGGGGCGAGTACGACGAGTTCGTCAGGACGCACGGCGAGTTCTATGTCACCGACGCCGAACGCCGCCCCCGCCCGGCCCATATGACGCCCTCGTTCTTCCCCTGGCACCGGCTCTATCTGCTGGAGTTCGAACGGGCGCTCCAGCGGATCGACCCCTCGGTCACCGTCCCCTACTGGGACTGGACGGCCGACAACACGCCCTCCTCCCCGCTCTGGGCCGACGACTTCCTCGGCGGCACCGGACGCAGGGGCGACCTCCAGGTGATGGACGGACCCTTCGCGTACCGCAACGGCGGCTGGCGGATCGAGGCCCGGATCACCGACGGCCGCTATCTCACCCGCGACCTCGGCCGCCCCGCCGCCCCGCTGTCGCTCCCCACCCGCGCCGACGTGGAACGCGCCCTGAGGGAGCCGGTCTACGACGCGGCCCCGTGGAACTCGACCAGCCGGGGCGGCTTCCGCAATCTGATCGAGGGGTGGAACATCGACGGTGAGCGCTGGCGCAACCACAACCGGGTGCACCGCTGGGTCGGCGGGCTCATGACGGGCGCGGCCTCGCCCAACGACCCGGTCTTCTGGCTCCACCACGCCTTCATCGACCTGCTCTGGGTCCGCTGGCAGCGGGCGCACCCCCGGGCGGCCCGCTATCTGCCGGGCACCCGGCTGGACGGCTCCGACCCCCAGGCCGGGCGGATCTTCACCCTGGACGAGCCGATGCCGCCCTGGGACGCCCCACCCGCCGCCCTGCTCGACCACACCCGTCACGACTACCGCTACGCGTGA
- a CDS encoding glycosyl hydrolase, with the protein MARRNRRLTTACAGSVAAGLLASGGVLVDRAAGATPPGTAAPTAPRGVSAVPMGAYLDYGPAGVTRMQQLSQWLGGAELTVGHTYLPGDRWSNIEGSGLGFLEDWARWRRGADGRLFVLNVPMLDRNEERVPDWLVRWKLRAGAAGRFDHHFRALGQRLVSLGVPDTVVVLGWEMNGTTYAHRCGPDPRSWRAYWRRAVAALRSVPGQRFRFDFAPNRGRDAVPWTLCYPGDDVVDIVGMDSYDQAPGRTFEEQASAPYGLHDQVAFARAHNKQISYPEWGLFRNGDNPDYMRGMLEWIERHRPLYQTITDYCPHGVWQCDDNPKSSKVFHEMLAKPVTVPPVSPAPPVTPVPPVVPSPVTPGGSVAPGASGTATAPGVSGTAPVADPVAHPLWGPAGTAPVADPTPRRTPTASSVPPPAPTRTTAPAPVPTRTPAPTRSPSAASPAAPGRPQRPVADPTAPAAPAAPTRTAAPAPAPVRTTTAAPAPVRPSPAPVPSAPLLVPPSPSVSGPPAVAPSAPSSVPPSTPTPQPTRTTPPVTAPKPTPVPVAQAPVKAAPGPVPDAGAAGGPLRRVNSRQWCVPVDFGERVARWLGTRRICVEVPSWPLGRSFAWWL; encoded by the coding sequence ATGGCCCGTCGAAACCGCCGTCTCACCACCGCCTGCGCCGGTTCGGTCGCCGCCGGACTGCTGGCATCCGGAGGCGTCCTGGTGGACCGGGCGGCGGGTGCCACCCCGCCCGGCACGGCCGCCCCGACCGCACCGCGCGGGGTCTCAGCGGTGCCGATGGGCGCTTATCTCGACTACGGTCCGGCCGGGGTGACGCGGATGCAGCAGCTCTCGCAGTGGCTGGGCGGCGCCGAGCTGACCGTCGGGCACACCTATCTGCCCGGTGACCGCTGGAGCAATATCGAGGGCTCGGGCCTCGGCTTCCTGGAGGACTGGGCGCGCTGGCGGCGCGGGGCGGACGGACGGCTGTTCGTGCTGAACGTGCCGATGCTGGACCGGAACGAGGAACGGGTGCCGGACTGGCTGGTGCGCTGGAAGCTGCGGGCGGGCGCGGCGGGCCGGTTCGACCACCACTTCCGGGCGCTCGGGCAGCGCCTGGTCTCCCTCGGGGTGCCGGACACGGTGGTCGTGCTCGGCTGGGAGATGAACGGGACGACGTACGCGCACCGCTGCGGGCCCGACCCGCGGTCCTGGCGCGCCTACTGGCGGCGGGCCGTGGCGGCGCTGCGCTCGGTCCCCGGGCAGCGGTTCCGTTTCGACTTCGCGCCGAACCGGGGCCGGGACGCGGTTCCCTGGACCCTCTGCTACCCGGGGGACGACGTGGTCGACATCGTCGGCATGGACTCCTACGACCAGGCCCCGGGCCGCACCTTCGAGGAGCAGGCGTCCGCTCCCTACGGTCTCCACGATCAGGTGGCATTCGCCAGGGCGCACAACAAGCAGATCTCCTATCCCGAGTGGGGGCTGTTCCGGAACGGCGACAACCCCGATTACATGCGGGGGATGCTGGAATGGATCGAGCGACACCGGCCGCTTTATCAGACCATCACGGATTACTGTCCGCATGGCGTCTGGCAGTGCGATGACAACCCCAAATCGTCGAAAGTCTTCCATGAGATGCTGGCGAAACCGGTCACGGTGCCGCCGGTATCGCCCGCGCCGCCCGTGACCCCCGTGCCGCCGGTGGTGCCGTCCCCGGTGACACCCGGGGGCTCCGTGGCGCCGGGGGCGTCCGGTACCGCGACGGCACCGGGGGTCTCCGGTACCGCGCCGGTCGCGGACCCGGTGGCGCATCCGCTGTGGGGGCCCGCCGGGACGGCGCCCGTGGCGGATCCCACGCCGCGGCGCACTCCGACCGCCTCCTCCGTGCCCCCGCCCGCTCCGACCCGGACGACGGCCCCGGCGCCGGTCCCCACCCGGACACCGGCGCCCACGCGCAGCCCCTCGGCGGCCTCACCGGCCGCGCCGGGCCGCCCCCAGCGGCCGGTCGCGGACCCGACGGCGCCCGCCGCCCCCGCGGCGCCGACCCGGACGGCGGCACCGGCACCGGCGCCGGTGCGGACGACGACGGCAGCGCCCGCGCCCGTACGGCCGTCACCGGCCCCGGTACCGTCCGCACCACTGCTCGTTCCTCCGTCCCCGTCCGTGTCGGGACCACCCGCCGTGGCCCCGTCCGCACCGTCGTCCGTACCGCCCTCGACTCCAACGCCGCAGCCCACCCGGACGACACCACCCGTGACCGCACCGAAGCCGACGCCCGTGCCGGTGGCACAGGCCCCGGTCAAGGCGGCCCCCGGGCCGGTGCCGGACGCCGGGGCGGCCGGGGGGCCGCTGCGGCGGGTCAACTCCCGGCAGTGGTGCGTCCCCGTGGACTTCGGGGAGCGGGTGGCCCGCTGGCTCGGCACCCGGCGGATCTGCGTCGAGGTCCCGTCCTGGCCGCTGGGCCGGTCCTTCGCCTGGTGGCTCTGA
- a CDS encoding Vps62-related protein has protein sequence MALKVGNARTYGAITIAPTATYWNIWNDRGSRAHSDVSIFEPRVKPFFADIGQKGFTLGHVARRSHDDINGKSATVMPLYVSVHPPELFAPPVRWDLVWTDRGSGAHSDASIWRPVPPPGYVALGDVCVRGYNAPSLPDYRCVKNGDVRGHTYVREATIGGCIWNDRGTGSGSSVSLWSITPPNYPPDNVERLILGVDTFVANSNHDKPTRTVYVLDLPAQVTQQNPPSVPVMKSPGMPQPREFGKVTDHTVIVPCSVVKDVGLTAGQQVDQTPFYTLERRVSYYCQMHYDNTTGPVQQTNEQTVTTGVSKTKSEEFSTRTSIGISRTAGISMQGMEASQTLNFSIEFGYSVRYDNTQFEENSNKWSLSVPPKTAASLWSPRHEIIALRDDGTAVGGQGGISFDVESRVYVQYTPPGSAAAAPPSGEATQQSDISRHVIAGDPNPFGTIAKR, from the coding sequence ATGGCTCTGAAAGTCGGTAATGCTCGCACCTACGGGGCGATCACCATCGCCCCGACCGCGACCTACTGGAACATCTGGAACGACCGGGGATCGCGGGCGCACAGTGATGTCTCCATCTTCGAGCCCCGCGTCAAGCCGTTCTTCGCGGATATAGGACAGAAGGGTTTCACCCTCGGCCATGTGGCCCGGCGCAGCCATGACGACATCAACGGCAAGAGCGCGACCGTCATGCCGCTGTATGTGAGCGTCCACCCGCCGGAGCTGTTCGCGCCGCCGGTCCGCTGGGATCTGGTCTGGACCGACCGCGGCTCCGGTGCCCACTCGGACGCCTCCATCTGGCGTCCCGTCCCGCCGCCCGGCTATGTGGCTCTCGGCGACGTCTGTGTGCGGGGCTACAACGCGCCCTCCCTGCCCGACTACCGCTGCGTCAAGAACGGGGACGTCAGGGGGCACACCTATGTGCGCGAGGCGACGATCGGGGGCTGCATCTGGAACGACCGGGGCACGGGTAGCGGTTCCAGCGTCTCCCTGTGGTCCATCACCCCGCCCAACTACCCCCCGGACAACGTCGAGCGGCTGATCCTCGGTGTCGACACCTTCGTCGCCAACAGCAACCACGACAAGCCCACCCGCACGGTCTACGTCCTGGACCTCCCCGCCCAGGTCACCCAGCAGAACCCCCCGAGCGTCCCGGTCATGAAATCCCCCGGAATGCCCCAGCCCCGGGAGTTCGGCAAGGTCACGGACCACACCGTCATCGTCCCGTGCAGTGTGGTGAAGGACGTGGGGCTGACGGCCGGCCAGCAGGTAGACCAGACGCCCTTCTACACGCTGGAGCGGCGGGTCAGCTACTACTGCCAGATGCATTACGACAACACCACGGGGCCCGTCCAGCAGACCAATGAGCAGACGGTGACCACCGGTGTCAGCAAGACCAAGAGCGAGGAGTTCAGCACCCGGACGAGCATCGGCATCTCCCGTACCGCCGGTATCTCGATGCAGGGGATGGAAGCCTCCCAGACACTCAACTTCAGCATCGAATTCGGGTACAGCGTCCGCTACGACAACACGCAGTTCGAGGAGAACTCCAACAAGTGGTCCCTGAGCGTTCCGCCGAAGACGGCCGCGTCGCTCTGGTCCCCCCGCCACGAGATCATCGCCCTGCGGGACGACGGCACCGCCGTCGGCGGACAGGGCGGCATCTCCTTCGACGTCGAGTCCCGTGTCTACGTCCAGTACACGCCCCCCGGGAGCGCCGCCGCCGCGCCCCCGAGCGGCGAGGCCACCCAGCAGTCGGACATCTCCCGGCACGTCATCGCCGGTGACCCCAACCCCTTCGGGACCATCGCCAAACGCTGA